The Alnus glutinosa chromosome 7, dhAlnGlut1.1, whole genome shotgun sequence genome includes a region encoding these proteins:
- the LOC133873310 gene encoding uncharacterized protein LOC133873310 — protein MRCGFREKWCSWIAHCISLVRFSVLVNGSPAGFFSSSRGLRQGDPLSPLLFFIVMEALSKIITATVDRGFLSGFSVGSRPPAVYLAKFVLVSVGNVDNMGELTGILGCGTSSLPLKYLGFLLRASYKAKSIWDVIVEKMERRLASWKRMYLSKGGRVTLIKSTLSNLPEYCLSLFPILANVNGCGALVLREMLSGELWWIPNLAVYGVDGAPTFP, from the exons ATGAGGTGTGGTTTCAGGGAgaaatggtgctcttggatagcgcattgcaTATCTTTGGTTCGCTTCTCCGTTTTGGTAAATGGCTCTCCAGCTGGcttttttagtagctctcgtgggttgAGGCAGGGCGACCCACTATCTCCTTTGCTCTTCTTTATtgtcatggaggctttgagcaaaaTTATCACTGCTACTGTTGATAGAGGTTTTCTCTCAGGCTTCTCTGTGGGTTCTAGGCCTCCAGCC GTTTATCTTGCTAAGTTTGTTTTGGTTTCGGTGGGTAATGTGGACAACATGGGTGAGTTGACTGGCATCTTAGGTTGTGGGACCTCTTCTCTTcccttgaagtatcttggcTTTCTGCTAAGGGCTTCTTACAAGGCAAAGTCTATTTGGGATGTCATTGTGGAAAAGATGGAGCGTCGGTTGGCCAGTTGGAAACGGATGTATCTTTCCAAAGGCGGTAGGGTcactcttattaagagcacacTTTCCAACCTACCTGAGTACTGTTTGTCCCTTTTCCCCATCCTTGCTAAT gtaaatggttgtggtgCTTTGGTATTGAGAGAGATGCTTAGTGGAGAATTGTGGTGGATTCCAAATTTGGCTGTTTACGGGGTGGATGGTGCTCCCACGTTCCCATAG